Proteins found in one Streptomyces sp. CB09001 genomic segment:
- a CDS encoding recombinase family protein has translation MARKVAIYTRISRDDEGDGLGVARQRQDCERLADLRGLSVAKIYEDNDVSAYKRNVRRPEFELMLSDLTAGLIDGVVSYDLDRLARQPKDLERLIEVFETRKRLTFVTVTNDIDLSSADGRTMARVMVAFANKSSHDTARRIKRKHLELALNGKSNGGPSPYGWKKDDPNKVDPEAARHIREAQKEILAGVRIGTIRKRWQEEGIGRPREGTKRMAHHHVELMVTSPRLCGYRTYHGEILLNDSGEAVIGEWDTINTPEEWEAVCAAVAERKQANPAAGRPVARKYLLSGIARCGLCHNKIRGQINRLWKPGSKASKYSYQCSVVNGGCGKVGRVGEPIENLIIDLVLEEQRRRAAEDGSPTSAEWPREAEFTAVSDDIKALTTAANNREITMSSLLQLLPDLERRRDELKLERGRFQREIKRTESVSEGIKSREELRELPIERQQEIILHSLSAVVIHPAGRGKRIFNPDLIEPVWRD, from the coding sequence GTGGCACGCAAGGTGGCCATCTACACCCGGATCTCACGAGACGACGAGGGCGACGGTCTAGGCGTCGCCCGCCAGCGGCAGGACTGCGAACGACTGGCCGACCTGCGCGGACTGAGCGTGGCGAAGATCTACGAGGACAACGACGTCTCCGCGTACAAACGGAACGTCCGCCGCCCCGAGTTCGAACTGATGCTGTCCGATCTGACGGCGGGGCTCATCGACGGCGTGGTGTCCTACGACCTGGACAGGCTGGCCCGTCAGCCGAAGGATCTTGAACGTCTGATCGAGGTCTTCGAGACCCGGAAGCGCCTGACGTTCGTCACCGTCACGAACGACATCGACCTGTCGTCGGCAGACGGCCGGACCATGGCACGCGTGATGGTCGCGTTCGCCAACAAGTCGTCACACGACACCGCCCGCCGCATCAAGCGCAAACATCTCGAACTCGCGTTGAACGGGAAGTCGAACGGTGGCCCGTCGCCGTACGGGTGGAAGAAGGACGACCCGAACAAGGTCGACCCCGAGGCGGCACGGCACATCCGTGAGGCGCAGAAGGAGATCCTGGCCGGAGTGCGCATCGGCACCATCCGTAAGCGCTGGCAGGAAGAGGGGATCGGCCGACCGCGCGAGGGAACCAAGCGGATGGCACACCACCACGTCGAACTCATGGTGACCAGCCCCCGACTGTGCGGCTACCGCACCTACCACGGTGAGATCCTTCTCAACGACAGTGGGGAAGCGGTGATCGGCGAGTGGGACACGATCAACACTCCGGAGGAGTGGGAAGCGGTCTGCGCCGCCGTTGCCGAGCGGAAGCAGGCCAACCCTGCCGCCGGTAGGCCGGTCGCGCGCAAGTATCTGCTCTCCGGTATCGCCCGCTGCGGACTGTGCCACAACAAGATCAGGGGTCAGATCAACCGACTCTGGAAGCCCGGATCGAAGGCGTCGAAGTACAGCTATCAGTGCTCCGTCGTGAACGGCGGTTGCGGCAAGGTCGGACGGGTCGGGGAACCCATTGAGAACCTGATCATTGACCTCGTCCTGGAGGAACAGCGCAGGAGGGCGGCCGAGGATGGCAGCCCTACGTCTGCGGAGTGGCCCAGGGAGGCCGAGTTCACGGCCGTATCGGACGACATCAAGGCCCTGACCACGGCCGCGAACAACCGCGAGATCACCATGTCGTCCCTGCTTCAGCTCCTGCCGGATCTGGAACGCCGACGGGACGAACTGAAGCTGGAACGTGGCCGCTTCCAGCGAGAGATCAAGCGAACTGAGTCTGTCAGCGAAGGGATCAAGAGCCGTGAGGAGTTGAGGGAGCTTCCCATCGAGCGGCAACAAGAGATCATCCTGCACAGCCTGTCGGCTGTGGTGATCCACCCGGCCGGGCGCGGCAAGCGGATCTTCAATCCTGACCTGATCGAACCCGTCTGGCGGGACTGA
- a CDS encoding GNAT family N-acetyltransferase, protein MAIKLVSVSPAQEELIVKAIALGDRYTKTLGLLTPPAYEKAAEDGGLLVAVEAGEVIGYALFGLPKRSARIRLAHLCVAEEERGRGIAGRLVEGIKERYPQRLGIKAKCRRDYDLSGMWRSLGFVPDGEVRGRGRDGEILDGWWLDLGHPDLFTEMESDALLVVTVDHGVFADLRGLTDTTGAEESRALEAGWMADLVEFAYTPQLVHQIRDLTDTAERQHQQAALTGLHKLSPGSAAVEERTRELVQAATQAVPGLAADPALLRGMRYVAETSCAGLQVLATRDPLLSRLTDVAWEVARVRVVSPSTVTLHVDELRQAQVYRPADLMGTEFRSAEVAPGAEDELVAFFEQSGADDGSAFSERLRSLNEGGIAWRRELLRDGQGRPVALYAWSLDGRTLVVPVLRTAGHPLEETLARQLLFLLKRLGRDCGAEIVRISDPHPSEAARAAAGDDGFFEHNGELVALLVNVCGTAAEVEVVAGGLARELAVDATVLDVGMPAEVTAVLERAWWPAKVIDSELPSFMVPIKPRWSTELFNVPAMLIARSDALGISREHVYYRSSQRRGESVPARLLWYVSDGNSTGEGQMVVGSSRLDEVLIDTPDVLFSKFEHLGVYGRAEVERAADASGHAMALRFSDTEIFPKPVTLRRLTSLARGRGLTWSPGSLISLSKISSELFQAVYQEGHRTT, encoded by the coding sequence ATGGCGATCAAGCTGGTGTCCGTTTCGCCCGCGCAAGAAGAGTTGATCGTTAAGGCCATAGCCCTGGGGGACCGGTACACGAAGACGCTGGGGCTTCTGACGCCTCCTGCCTATGAGAAGGCAGCTGAGGACGGTGGCCTTCTGGTCGCGGTCGAGGCCGGCGAAGTGATCGGCTACGCGCTGTTCGGGCTGCCGAAGAGGAGCGCGCGTATCCGACTCGCGCACCTGTGTGTGGCTGAGGAGGAACGGGGGCGGGGAATTGCGGGCCGTCTGGTGGAGGGCATCAAGGAGCGGTATCCACAACGCCTTGGGATCAAGGCCAAGTGCCGTCGGGACTATGACCTGAGCGGGATGTGGAGGAGTCTGGGCTTCGTTCCGGACGGTGAGGTCCGTGGGCGTGGTCGTGACGGGGAGATCTTGGACGGCTGGTGGCTGGACCTCGGCCATCCGGACCTGTTCACGGAGATGGAGAGCGACGCGCTCCTCGTGGTGACGGTCGACCATGGTGTGTTCGCCGATCTGCGCGGCCTCACGGACACCACCGGTGCCGAGGAGTCCCGTGCGCTCGAAGCCGGATGGATGGCGGATCTCGTTGAGTTTGCCTACACCCCGCAGTTGGTCCATCAGATCCGGGACCTCACGGACACGGCAGAGCGTCAGCACCAGCAGGCGGCGCTGACCGGGCTCCACAAGCTCTCTCCCGGCTCCGCGGCCGTGGAGGAGCGAACCCGCGAACTGGTGCAAGCCGCTACGCAGGCGGTTCCCGGCCTGGCTGCCGACCCAGCACTTCTGCGAGGCATGCGGTATGTGGCCGAGACCTCGTGTGCTGGTCTACAAGTCCTGGCGACCCGTGATCCGCTGCTGTCTCGCCTGACAGATGTGGCCTGGGAGGTGGCTCGCGTCCGGGTCGTCTCACCGTCGACCGTGACGCTTCACGTCGATGAGCTGCGGCAGGCCCAGGTGTATCGCCCGGCTGACCTGATGGGGACGGAGTTCCGGTCCGCGGAGGTGGCGCCGGGCGCGGAGGATGAACTGGTCGCCTTCTTCGAGCAGTCGGGCGCTGACGACGGCTCAGCCTTTTCTGAGCGGCTGCGGTCGCTGAACGAGGGCGGGATCGCATGGCGTCGTGAGCTTCTCCGGGACGGCCAGGGCCGACCGGTCGCCCTCTACGCGTGGTCGCTGGACGGCCGAACCCTGGTTGTACCCGTCCTTCGCACAGCTGGCCACCCCCTGGAAGAGACCCTGGCCCGGCAGCTCCTCTTCCTGCTTAAGCGGCTCGGGAGGGATTGCGGGGCCGAGATCGTCCGCATCAGTGATCCGCACCCCTCCGAGGCGGCGCGGGCCGCGGCCGGTGACGACGGCTTCTTCGAGCACAACGGCGAGCTCGTCGCGCTCCTGGTGAACGTGTGCGGGACCGCCGCCGAGGTGGAGGTGGTGGCCGGCGGGTTGGCCCGAGAGCTTGCTGTCGATGCGACCGTGCTCGACGTCGGCATGCCGGCGGAGGTGACCGCCGTGCTGGAGCGTGCGTGGTGGCCGGCCAAGGTCATCGACTCCGAGCTGCCGTCCTTCATGGTGCCCATCAAGCCGCGCTGGTCGACTGAGCTGTTCAACGTCCCGGCCATGCTCATCGCGCGGAGCGACGCCCTGGGCATCAGCAGGGAACACGTCTACTACCGATCTTCGCAGCGTCGAGGAGAGAGCGTCCCGGCTCGACTGCTCTGGTACGTCAGCGACGGCAACTCCACGGGAGAGGGTCAGATGGTGGTGGGCAGCTCGCGGCTCGACGAGGTGCTCATCGACACTCCGGATGTTCTGTTCTCGAAATTCGAACACCTGGGCGTATATGGTCGGGCTGAGGTCGAGAGGGCTGCAGACGCGTCCGGTCACGCCATGGCGCTGAGGTTCTCGGACACTGAGATCTTCCCGAAGCCGGTGACGCTGCGCCGATTGACCTCGCTGGCCAGGGGCCGGGGGCTAACGTGGTCGCCTGGCTCGCTGATCTCGCTGTCCAAGATCAGCAGTGAGCTGTTCCAGGCGGTTTACCAAGAGGGGCACCGAACGACGTGA
- a CDS encoding VCBS repeat-containing protein: MRRLRRSTLTGTAAAGCLLLLTACGHGPAPAADDAAAPTPVRAAQAPALLPVPHGEGSEVPDDFNGDGHRDLVLDNLVTAETHTDDAGIGIVYGSARGLVPGARQLLTPKKYAAPTDGQLPAVFEAEASCDLDGDGFTDLVVTTDPPYDGQGRPPVPLQLLFGSPSGPTGRAVPLTIPDKARYGNDWPERPVCGDFDGDGAQDLVVHASAGRLSHLRGPFTREGAPHKAGAAIPSPGEAPTGPAADVNRDGYDDLVVRVSAGPGRAALVLGGPDGPTRTGVTLPTGVDLALGAFGNGKALDAAVGTPDGTTLRYDLPTAAGGTSHASSGGGGTLGAPGSMLDAADFDGDGLSELVSSGSGVRVYPGRATGPTTRGAVTVRPAATGTTRVLTAGDFDGDGLADLVLRTSQGDTKDSVEVHRGAAKDLVTARAAVTFSTAQFLAP; the protein is encoded by the coding sequence GTGCGGCGCCTGCGAAGAAGCACCCTGACGGGAACGGCCGCCGCCGGCTGCCTGCTGCTGCTCACCGCCTGCGGCCACGGCCCGGCACCCGCGGCCGATGACGCCGCCGCACCCACCCCCGTACGCGCCGCCCAGGCCCCCGCCCTGCTCCCCGTCCCGCACGGCGAGGGCAGCGAGGTGCCCGACGACTTCAACGGCGACGGCCACCGCGACCTGGTCCTCGACAACCTGGTCACGGCGGAGACCCACACGGACGACGCGGGTATCGGCATCGTCTACGGCTCAGCCCGCGGACTGGTGCCGGGAGCCCGGCAGTTGCTCACACCCAAGAAGTACGCGGCGCCGACGGACGGCCAGTTGCCGGCCGTCTTCGAGGCGGAAGCGAGCTGCGACCTCGACGGCGACGGCTTCACCGACCTGGTGGTCACCACCGACCCGCCCTACGACGGCCAGGGCCGCCCCCCGGTCCCCCTCCAGCTCCTCTTCGGCTCCCCGTCGGGACCGACCGGCCGCGCGGTCCCGCTGACCATCCCCGACAAGGCCCGCTACGGCAACGACTGGCCCGAGCGCCCGGTGTGCGGCGACTTCGACGGCGACGGCGCCCAGGACCTGGTCGTCCACGCCTCCGCCGGCCGCCTCAGCCATCTGCGCGGCCCCTTCACCCGCGAGGGCGCCCCGCACAAGGCCGGCGCGGCCATCCCCTCCCCCGGCGAGGCACCGACCGGCCCCGCCGCCGACGTGAACCGCGACGGGTACGACGACCTCGTCGTCCGCGTCTCCGCGGGCCCCGGCAGAGCGGCCCTCGTCCTGGGCGGCCCCGACGGCCCGACCCGCACCGGGGTCACCCTCCCCACCGGCGTCGACCTCGCCCTGGGCGCCTTCGGCAACGGCAAGGCGCTGGACGCGGCGGTGGGCACCCCGGACGGCACCACGCTGCGCTACGACCTCCCCACCGCGGCTGGGGGTACCTCCCACGCATCAAGCGGTGGGGGAGGCACCCTCGGCGCACCGGGCTCGATGCTCGACGCCGCCGACTTCGACGGCGACGGCCTGAGCGAGCTGGTCTCCAGCGGCTCCGGAGTACGCGTGTACCCCGGCCGCGCGACGGGCCCCACGACGCGGGGCGCGGTCACGGTACGGCCCGCGGCGACGGGCACCACCCGGGTGCTGACGGCCGGCGACTTCGACGGCGACGGCCTGGCCGACCTGGTGCTGCGCACGTCCCAGGGCGACACGAAGGACTCCGTCGAGGTCCACCGGGGCGCGGCGAAGGACCTGGTCACGGCACGGGCCGCGGTCACGTTCTCGACGGCCCAGTTCCTGGCCCCGTAG
- a CDS encoding ASCH domain-containing protein, producing MSDPERAMLLSVHPRFANAILAGSKTVEVRRQRVAAPPGTPVLLYATAPTMAVVGMARIAAIYVATPSEVWSAHRGQTGITRREYDAYMSGARQASGLTMENPVSFDEPVSLNALRSAGSFHPPQSYRYMKGDELRQVAVAGPVVGTALREALGDLVPA from the coding sequence GTGAGCGATCCGGAACGCGCGATGCTGCTGTCCGTCCACCCGCGCTTCGCCAACGCGATCCTGGCCGGCAGCAAGACGGTGGAGGTTCGCCGCCAGCGCGTCGCCGCGCCTCCGGGAACGCCCGTCCTCTTGTACGCGACCGCGCCCACCATGGCGGTGGTGGGCATGGCGCGCATTGCCGCCATCTACGTCGCCACGCCCAGCGAGGTCTGGTCGGCTCATCGGGGACAGACCGGGATCACCCGGCGGGAGTACGACGCCTACATGAGCGGCGCGAGGCAGGCGAGCGGTCTCACGATGGAGAATCCTGTCTCCTTCGATGAGCCGGTATCGCTCAATGCGCTGCGCTCCGCCGGGTCCTTCCACCCTCCGCAGAGCTACCGCTACATGAAGGGCGACGAGCTTCGACAGGTGGCCGTGGCGGGACCTGTCGTGGGCACGGCGCTTCGCGAGGCGCTGGGAGACCTGGTACCCGCCTAG
- a CDS encoding ATP-binding protein has protein sequence MTSTLTREPQPVGPLADRLNGILAGRGIDPGAVAAEPSAEPVTALELADARIPARYRRALADHPQIIAWADHIAHAGRPGPSGPGIAEGPSLLIAGPTGTGKTHQAYGAVRALLTRGVRLRWEAVTTADLYARLRPRAGHDAERDLQTLARSPLLLLDDLGAAKTSEWTEELTYRLINHRYEHLLPTLITTNLPTAELRTTLGDRVASRLAEMTDRVILKGPDRRRHRSP, from the coding sequence CTGACCTCCACCCTCACCCGCGAACCCCAGCCCGTCGGCCCGCTCGCCGACCGTCTGAACGGCATACTGGCGGGCCGTGGCATCGACCCCGGCGCCGTAGCCGCGGAGCCGTCCGCCGAACCCGTCACCGCCTTGGAGCTGGCCGACGCCCGCATCCCGGCCCGCTACCGCCGTGCCCTCGCCGACCACCCTCAGATCATCGCCTGGGCCGACCACATCGCCCATGCCGGACGCCCCGGCCCGAGTGGGCCTGGCATCGCCGAGGGTCCCTCCCTGCTGATCGCCGGCCCCACCGGCACGGGCAAGACGCATCAGGCGTACGGCGCCGTCCGGGCTCTCCTCACCCGCGGGGTTCGCCTGCGCTGGGAAGCCGTCACCACCGCCGACCTGTACGCCCGCCTGCGTCCCCGTGCCGGCCACGACGCCGAACGCGACCTGCAGACCCTGGCCCGCAGCCCACTGCTGCTTCTGGACGACCTCGGTGCGGCCAAGACCAGCGAGTGGACCGAGGAGCTGACCTACCGGCTCATCAACCACCGGTACGAGCACTTGCTCCCCACCCTCATCACGACCAATCTGCCCACCGCCGAGCTGCGCACCACCCTCGGTGACCGCGTCGCTTCCCGCCTCGCGGAGATGACCGACCGCGTCATCCTCAAGGGCCCTGACAGACGACGTCACCGCTCCCCCTGA
- a CDS encoding site-specific integrase, translating into MPTRKLQRRREFGTVRKLPSGRWQARYLGPDGQRHKAPETFDTKTDAQDWLNLVRADIERDHWRDPDAGAINFEKYALRWVEERGLAPTTVDRYDGLLRLHLLPAFGSKDLDEITPPSVRTWRAGRLKATGATTVAKSYRLLKAILQTAVDDDLLRTNPCRIKGAGREEADERPTATVEQVFDLADAMGPRWRLMVLLGAFASLRPEELAELRRRSVDLDECSLRITHASPELTNGRRVTGDPKSRAGKRTVYLPDFLLPELRRHVQWFAEKEPDGLLFVGEKGAPFRRSTFGRKWRKARTKVGLPDNFRFYDLRHTGNTLAADTGAKLKDLMVRAGQSSERAQLIYQHSTVKHQRRLAQGIDTEVRERLREAGADRSEAN; encoded by the coding sequence ATGCCGACACGCAAGCTCCAGCGTCGTCGGGAGTTCGGTACCGTACGCAAGCTCCCGTCCGGTCGATGGCAGGCCCGCTACCTGGGCCCGGACGGGCAGCGCCACAAGGCCCCCGAGACCTTCGACACGAAGACCGACGCGCAGGACTGGCTGAACCTGGTCCGCGCCGACATCGAGCGTGACCACTGGCGTGACCCGGACGCCGGCGCGATCAACTTCGAGAAGTACGCCCTCCGTTGGGTGGAGGAGCGCGGTCTGGCCCCGACCACGGTCGACCGCTACGACGGCCTGCTACGCCTGCACCTCCTGCCGGCCTTCGGCAGCAAGGACCTGGACGAGATCACACCGCCTTCCGTCCGCACCTGGCGAGCCGGGCGGCTCAAGGCAACGGGTGCCACGACGGTCGCCAAGTCGTACCGGCTGCTGAAGGCCATTCTGCAGACCGCGGTCGATGACGACCTCCTGCGGACCAACCCGTGCCGGATCAAGGGCGCCGGTCGGGAGGAAGCCGACGAGCGGCCGACCGCCACCGTGGAGCAGGTCTTCGACCTCGCCGACGCCATGGGTCCGCGCTGGCGCCTGATGGTCCTGCTCGGTGCCTTCGCCTCGCTCCGCCCCGAGGAACTGGCTGAACTGCGCCGCCGCAGTGTCGATCTCGACGAATGCTCCCTGCGGATCACGCATGCGTCACCGGAGCTGACCAACGGCAGGAGGGTCACCGGCGATCCCAAGTCCCGAGCGGGCAAGCGCACCGTTTACTTGCCCGACTTCCTCCTGCCCGAGCTGCGACGCCACGTGCAGTGGTTCGCCGAGAAGGAGCCGGATGGTCTCCTCTTCGTCGGGGAGAAGGGCGCTCCATTCCGCCGCTCGACGTTCGGACGGAAGTGGCGCAAGGCCAGGACGAAGGTGGGGCTGCCCGACAACTTCCGCTTCTACGACCTCCGGCACACCGGTAACACCCTCGCCGCCGACACCGGCGCCAAGCTGAAGGACCTCATGGTGCGCGCCGGCCAGTCCTCGGAGCGCGCCCAGCTCATCTACCAGCACTCGACGGTCAAGCATCAGCGGAGGCTGGCCCAGGGGATCGACACTGAAGTGCGCGAGCGCTTGCGTGAGGCGGGTGCCGATCGGTCGGAAGCCAATTAG
- a CDS encoding DUF1707 domain-containing protein, whose amino-acid sequence MTSLPEESPSLIREGDREAAVRRLQEAYAEGLIPHEVLDEHLHQVLSAKTRSELASALVALPEEQPGSTATIAAAGGRIKRRGAWRVPRVLKVESAYGRVRLDLSRAVIEHPIVDIELQLGTGGARITVPRDAVVDVEGLSTGWKDLRYKIPRQPRPGGPTIRISGVMGYGRLKIRHALR is encoded by the coding sequence GTGACCTCCTTACCGGAAGAATCGCCCTCACTGATCCGTGAAGGCGACCGCGAGGCAGCCGTGCGACGTCTGCAGGAGGCGTACGCGGAAGGGCTCATCCCACACGAGGTGTTGGACGAGCACCTCCACCAGGTGCTCAGCGCTAAGACGCGGAGCGAACTCGCGTCCGCTCTGGTCGCGCTCCCGGAGGAGCAACCGGGAAGCACTGCCACGATCGCCGCCGCCGGTGGGCGGATCAAGCGGCGTGGCGCGTGGCGGGTGCCTCGGGTCCTCAAGGTCGAGTCAGCATATGGAAGGGTGCGCCTGGACCTGTCCCGGGCGGTCATCGAGCACCCGATCGTCGACATCGAGCTGCAACTGGGAACCGGCGGGGCCCGGATCACGGTGCCCCGGGACGCGGTGGTCGACGTCGAAGGACTGAGCACGGGATGGAAGGACCTGCGCTACAAGATCCCGCGACAGCCCCGGCCCGGCGGGCCGACGATTCGAATCTCCGGGGTCATGGGATACGGACGCTTGAAGATTCGCCACGCCCTGCGTTGA
- a CDS encoding phosphoribosyltransferase, whose amino-acid sequence MSDVRENLTYEQFGVAVRELAQAVADDGYEPDIVLSIARGGVFVAGGLAYALDCKNIHLVNVEFYTGVGTTLDMPVMLAPVPNVIDFSDKKVLITDDVADTGKTLKLVRDFCLDTVAEVRSAVIYEKSHSLVQCEYVWKRTDDWINFPWSVLPPCRKSGTPITPSKDAL is encoded by the coding sequence ATGAGTGATGTTCGGGAGAATCTGACCTACGAGCAGTTCGGCGTCGCCGTGCGCGAGCTGGCGCAGGCCGTCGCCGACGACGGGTACGAGCCGGACATAGTGCTGTCCATCGCCCGCGGGGGCGTCTTCGTCGCCGGTGGGCTGGCGTACGCGCTCGACTGCAAGAACATCCACCTCGTGAACGTGGAGTTCTACACCGGAGTCGGGACCACCCTGGACATGCCCGTCATGCTCGCGCCGGTCCCGAACGTCATCGACTTCTCCGACAAGAAGGTCCTGATCACCGACGACGTCGCCGACACCGGCAAGACGCTCAAGCTGGTGCGCGACTTCTGCCTCGACACGGTCGCCGAGGTCCGCAGCGCGGTGATCTATGAGAAGTCCCACTCCCTCGTCCAGTGCGAGTACGTGTGGAAGCGGACCGATGACTGGATCAACTTCCCCTGGTCCGTTTTGCCTCCATGCCGTAAGTCTGGCACGCCGATCACTCCTTCGAAAGACGCCCTCTGA
- a CDS encoding excisionase family DNA-binding protein, whose product MTDRLLTVAEAAEQLGTGERFVRRLIAERRIRYVKLGRPVRVPESAVTEYIEARTVEPTRRTRTRYGRAA is encoded by the coding sequence ATGACTGACCGCCTTCTGACGGTGGCCGAAGCCGCCGAACAGCTCGGTACCGGCGAACGCTTCGTTCGCCGTCTGATCGCCGAGCGCCGCATTCGCTACGTCAAGCTCGGACGTCCCGTGCGCGTCCCCGAGAGTGCCGTCACCGAGTACATCGAGGCGCGCACGGTCGAGCCGACCCGGCGCACCCGCACTCGGTACGGGCGGGCCGCCTGA
- a CDS encoding Yip1 family protein, with product MSQLGRKGPPERPGPARHSPGPGTFEGVAGFRIGRGRDNGAPNARPQRPPYGQQAPQGPPYGGPATPQQPYPQPPYGGGGAPAPGGSPWPQAHGGGHPGQGGHGEPEYFGDGGYGQGPGGHPQQAPYDPYAANNPGHTQAFTVDDPYNQGDTYRAGTAPAPGPVGPRLHWKDLLKGVILAPNQTFLQMRDYAMWAPALIVTFLYGLLAVFGFDGAREEAINATLSNAIPIVLTTAVALVLSAFVLGVVTHTLARQLGGDGAWQPTVGLSMLIMSLTDAPRLVVAMFAGGDAPFVQILGWATWVAAGALLTLMVGRSHDLPWPKALGASAIQLIALLSIVKLGTF from the coding sequence ATGTCACAGCTCGGCCGCAAAGGACCCCCCGAACGGCCGGGCCCCGCACGTCACTCTCCGGGACCAGGTACGTTCGAAGGCGTGGCTGGATTCAGGATCGGACGCGGCCGGGACAACGGCGCTCCAAACGCGCGACCGCAACGCCCCCCGTACGGACAGCAGGCGCCCCAGGGACCGCCGTACGGCGGCCCGGCGACGCCTCAGCAGCCGTACCCGCAGCCGCCGTACGGCGGCGGTGGCGCCCCCGCGCCCGGCGGCTCCCCGTGGCCCCAGGCACACGGCGGCGGTCACCCCGGACAGGGCGGACACGGCGAGCCGGAGTACTTCGGGGACGGCGGCTACGGGCAGGGCCCCGGCGGGCACCCCCAGCAGGCCCCGTACGACCCGTACGCCGCCAACAACCCGGGTCACACCCAGGCGTTCACGGTCGACGACCCCTACAACCAGGGCGACACCTACCGCGCCGGCACCGCACCGGCCCCCGGCCCGGTCGGCCCCCGCCTGCACTGGAAGGACCTCCTGAAGGGCGTGATCCTCGCGCCCAACCAGACCTTCCTCCAGATGCGGGACTACGCGATGTGGGCCCCGGCGCTCATCGTGACGTTCCTCTACGGCCTGCTGGCGGTCTTCGGCTTCGACGGCGCCCGCGAGGAGGCGATCAACGCCACCCTCTCCAACGCGATCCCGATCGTCCTGACCACTGCGGTGGCGCTGGTGCTCAGCGCCTTCGTCCTGGGCGTGGTCACCCACACCCTGGCCCGCCAGCTCGGCGGCGACGGCGCCTGGCAGCCCACGGTCGGCCTCTCCATGCTGATCATGTCCCTCACGGACGCCCCGCGCCTGGTCGTCGCGATGTTCGCCGGCGGCGACGCGCCCTTCGTCCAGATCCTCGGCTGGGCCACCTGGGTCGCGGCCGGTGCCCTCCTCACCCTGATGGTCGGCCGCTCCCACGACCTGCCCTGGCCGAAGGCGCTGGGCGCGTCCGCGATCCAGCTGATCGCCCTGCTGTCGATCGTGAAGCTGGGCACGTTCTAG
- the dcd gene encoding dCTP deaminase gives MLLSDKDIRAEIDNGRVRIDPFDDSMVQPSSIDVRLDRYFRVFENHRYPHIDPSVEQVDLTRLVEPDGDEPFILHPGEFVLASTYEVITLPDDLASRLEGKSSLGRLGLVTHSTAGFIDPGFSGHVTLELSNLATLPIKLWPGMKIGQLCMFRLTSPAEHPYGSERYGSRYQGQRGPTASRSFLNFHRTQV, from the coding sequence GTGCTTCTCTCAGACAAGGACATCCGGGCCGAGATCGACAACGGGCGGGTGCGGATCGATCCGTTCGACGACTCCATGGTGCAGCCGTCGAGCATCGACGTGCGTCTCGACCGCTACTTCCGGGTGTTCGAGAATCACCGGTACCCGCACATCGACCCCTCCGTCGAGCAGGTGGATCTGACCCGGCTCGTGGAGCCGGACGGCGACGAGCCGTTCATCCTGCATCCCGGCGAGTTCGTGCTGGCCAGCACGTACGAGGTCATCACGCTGCCGGACGACCTCGCCTCGCGGCTGGAGGGGAAGAGCTCGCTCGGGCGGCTCGGGCTGGTCACGCACTCCACCGCGGGGTTCATCGACCCGGGGTTCTCCGGGCACGTGACGCTGGAGCTCAGCAATCTCGCGACTCTCCCCATCAAGCTGTGGCCGGGGATGAAGATCGGGCAGCTGTGCATGTTCCGGCTCACCTCGCCGGCCGAGCACCCGTACGGGAGCGAGCGCTACGGGTCCCGCTACCAGGGCCAGCGGGGGCCGACCGCCTCCCGGTCCTTCCTCAATTTCCATCGGACCCAGGTATGA
- a CDS encoding helix-turn-helix transcriptional regulator, with protein MAARSLEIGAAGIRAAHTIEILRTERGLSQRELAARVTALGRPMSNTMLSRIERAQRRCDVDDLLTLAQALRVPARALLQDSATC; from the coding sequence ATGGCAGCACGTTCACTGGAAATCGGCGCAGCCGGGATAAGGGCCGCCCACACGATCGAAATTCTCCGCACCGAGCGCGGCCTCTCCCAGCGAGAGCTGGCCGCTCGCGTCACCGCCCTTGGCCGGCCAATGTCCAACACGATGCTGTCCCGCATCGAACGCGCTCAGCGCCGCTGCGACGTCGACGACCTGCTCACCCTCGCGCAGGCACTTCGCGTCCCGGCCCGCGCCCTGCTCCAGGACTCCGCGACCTGTTGA